In the Victivallis sp. Marseille-Q1083 genome, one interval contains:
- the uvrA gene encoding excinuclease ABC subunit UvrA — protein MLDKITIKGAAQHNLKSIDVEIPRNRLVVITGLSGSGKSSLAFDTLYAEGQRRYVESLSAYARQFLDRLQKPKVDHIEGLSPAIAIEQRSAGASPRSTVATVTEIYDYLRLLYAHVGVPHCPHCDRKLKPQSAQAICDTIEALPAGRKLMLLAPFVAGRKGEHRDIFEKMRAEGFVRARVDGEIRLLEEEIPALEKTRKHTIEAVVDRLVSGQIDRIRLSDSVELALKHGEGVLTLLQENPEADGPAWLEEQLSEHLACLECGISFGQLLPRNFSFNSPYGACPACNGLGVQMVMDPQLVIPDRSLSIKDGAIPGWRRGPRHLIIYYNLLLRKLAEAWNEPKMLTTPFEKLPEAIQHLILYGSGSKPLEFDYHIRGRKFHWSKPFEGVLANLQRRLGETESDSVRERLQSYLSPRPCPVCHGARLNPVSLAVTVDGMAIDKFNALPVDDALEFIRHIRLGVEERKIAEEALREIGSRLQFLQDVGLSYLALNRVSGTLSGGEAQRIRLATQLGCALVGVLYILDEPSIGLHQRDNDRLLATLKQLRDLGNTVVVVEHDLDTIRAADYVLDIGPGAGRHGGELVAAGPPEAIAAAPQSLTGDYLSGRRFIPVPAQRQTGNGKRLTIRGARQNNLKNIDVSIPLGTFCCVTGVSGSGKSSLVNEILVRALNKRMGLLDAEPGDHDAIEGLEFIDKAIVIDQTPIGRTPRSNPATYTEAFGLIRKLYAELPESKVRGYQPGRFSFNVKGGRCEECRGDGIKKIEMQFLSDVYVECASCGGKRFNAETLSVRYKKLNIAEVLDLTVNQAVEFFEAVPPLMRKFRTLQEVGLGYIHLGQPATTLSGGEAQRVKLATELARIPRGHTIYILDEPTTGLHLADIDQLLKVLLHLRDLGNTILVIEHNLDVIKTADYVIDMGPEGGAAGGRLIKAGTPEELARCKKSHTGQYLKPYLG, from the coding sequence ATGCTTGATAAAATTACCATCAAAGGTGCGGCCCAGCACAATCTCAAATCCATCGATGTGGAAATTCCCCGCAATCGACTGGTGGTCATCACCGGTTTGTCCGGGTCCGGCAAGAGTTCGCTCGCCTTTGATACACTGTACGCGGAGGGACAGCGCCGGTATGTGGAAAGTCTGTCGGCGTATGCCAGGCAGTTTCTCGACCGGCTGCAGAAGCCGAAAGTCGATCATATCGAAGGATTGTCACCGGCCATCGCCATCGAACAGCGGTCCGCCGGGGCTTCACCGCGGTCGACCGTCGCCACCGTCACCGAAATTTACGACTACCTGCGCCTCCTCTACGCCCATGTCGGAGTGCCGCACTGTCCGCATTGCGACCGCAAGCTGAAACCGCAATCGGCCCAAGCGATCTGCGACACCATCGAGGCGCTGCCGGCCGGCCGGAAACTGATGCTGCTGGCTCCGTTCGTCGCCGGCCGCAAAGGGGAACACAGGGACATCTTTGAAAAGATGCGTGCCGAAGGTTTCGTCCGGGCCCGGGTCGACGGTGAAATACGGCTGCTCGAAGAGGAAATTCCGGCGCTGGAAAAGACCAGAAAACATACGATCGAGGCCGTCGTCGACCGGCTGGTGTCGGGCCAGATCGACCGGATTCGTCTGAGCGATTCGGTGGAACTGGCGCTGAAACACGGCGAAGGGGTCCTCACCCTTCTGCAGGAAAATCCGGAAGCGGACGGACCGGCCTGGCTGGAAGAGCAGTTGAGCGAACACCTGGCCTGTCTGGAATGCGGAATCAGCTTCGGCCAATTGCTGCCGCGCAACTTCTCGTTCAACAGCCCGTACGGCGCCTGCCCGGCCTGCAACGGCCTCGGCGTCCAGATGGTCATGGACCCTCAACTGGTCATCCCGGACCGTTCGCTGTCGATCAAGGACGGCGCCATCCCCGGCTGGCGGCGCGGCCCCCGGCATCTGATCATCTATTACAATCTGCTGCTCCGCAAGCTGGCGGAAGCCTGGAATGAGCCGAAAATGCTGACAACGCCGTTCGAAAAGCTGCCGGAAGCCATCCAGCACCTGATCCTTTACGGCAGCGGCAGCAAGCCGCTCGAATTCGACTACCACATCCGTGGCCGCAAATTCCACTGGAGCAAGCCGTTCGAAGGAGTTCTGGCCAATCTGCAGCGGCGGCTCGGCGAAACCGAGAGCGATTCGGTGCGGGAGCGGCTGCAGAGTTATCTGTCGCCGCGCCCCTGTCCGGTCTGCCACGGCGCCCGGCTCAATCCGGTCAGCCTGGCGGTAACGGTCGACGGCATGGCCATCGACAAATTCAACGCCCTGCCGGTCGACGATGCGCTGGAGTTCATCCGCCACATCCGGTTGGGCGTCGAGGAGCGCAAAATCGCCGAAGAAGCCCTGCGGGAAATCGGTTCGCGCTTGCAATTCCTCCAGGATGTCGGCTTGTCCTACCTGGCGCTGAACCGGGTCAGCGGCACGCTGTCCGGCGGCGAGGCGCAGCGCATCCGGCTGGCCACCCAGCTGGGCTGCGCGCTGGTCGGCGTGCTGTATATCCTCGACGAACCGAGCATCGGGCTGCATCAGCGCGACAACGACCGGCTGCTGGCGACCTTGAAGCAATTGCGCGACCTGGGCAATACCGTCGTCGTTGTCGAACACGATCTGGATACCATCCGGGCGGCGGATTACGTGCTGGACATCGGTCCCGGCGCCGGACGGCACGGCGGCGAACTGGTGGCCGCCGGTCCGCCGGAAGCGATCGCCGCGGCGCCGCAGTCGCTGACCGGCGATTACCTGTCCGGGCGGCGGTTCATCCCGGTGCCGGCGCAACGGCAGACCGGCAACGGCAAACGCCTGACGATCCGCGGCGCCCGGCAGAACAATCTGAAAAATATCGACGTCAGCATTCCGCTGGGGACATTCTGCTGCGTCACCGGCGTCTCCGGTTCCGGCAAAAGTTCGCTGGTCAACGAAATTCTGGTCCGGGCTTTGAACAAACGGATGGGCCTGCTGGACGCCGAACCCGGCGACCACGATGCCATCGAAGGACTGGAGTTTATCGACAAGGCGATCGTCATCGACCAGACGCCGATCGGCCGGACGCCGCGTTCCAATCCGGCGACTTACACCGAAGCGTTCGGACTGATCCGCAAACTTTATGCCGAGCTGCCGGAATCCAAAGTGCGCGGTTACCAGCCCGGCCGGTTCAGTTTCAACGTCAAAGGCGGCCGTTGTGAAGAGTGCAGGGGCGACGGCATCAAGAAGATCGAAATGCAGTTCCTCTCCGACGTTTACGTCGAGTGCGCCAGTTGCGGCGGCAAGCGATTCAACGCGGAAACCTTGAGTGTGCGTTACAAGAAGCTGAACATCGCCGAGGTGCTCGATCTGACCGTCAACCAGGCGGTGGAATTTTTCGAGGCGGTGCCGCCGCTGATGCGGAAATTCAGGACGCTGCAGGAAGTCGGGTTGGGTTATATCCACCTCGGACAGCCGGCGACGACGCTGTCCGGCGGCGAAGCGCAGCGGGTCAAGCTGGCGACCGAGCTGGCCAGGATTCCGCGCGGTCACACCATCTATATCCTGGATGAACCGACCACCGGCTTGCACCTGGCCGACATCGACCAGTTGCTGAAGGTGCTGCTGCACCTGCGGGATCTCGGCAACACCATCCTGGTCATCGAACACAATCTGGACGTCATCAAGACGGCCGATTACGTCATCGACATGGGCCCGGAAGGCGGGGCGGCCGGCGGCCGGCTGATCAAGGCGGGAACGCCGGAGGAGCTAGCCAGATGCAAAAAATCCCATACCGGACAATACCTGAAGCCATATCTCGGCTGA
- a CDS encoding TolC family protein: protein MKNLRHWLPAALILLLGGCHTAAPPAVELLSDTYGPANREATDRMLAGLKELKLRDAQEIAVLNNQNYLAAGQAVYAAKMRYYQSLGAFLPQITAGTDAGQHLNWHNHLENQLMDEPGRRYNFTSMTNVTASWLLFDGLGREFAMLARESGFRREMAMEMKTKCMLRRAVAYAYFDWQLAAEIDRIQQDNRQFQQTMRQEAETGFEAGRRVRDEVLNFQLQQGFAQTDIIQARYQQEIAGYALAQLMGYAEGRLPAHLELTGLEGNLRPIPYSADLCLDIALHNSPIMHIMEETLKMAEYEKYRSYSAFSPQIYAYSQFDYAASSSRYQDFRFDRNYYDGPGVSYGVRAEWMIFNGFARYNAMREQQAAYAATRYRMAETYLEIVNDILAGYAWYQSCLEQAKVYRELLAAAREQRELVVERYRQRDESVDRVDRAQSNLIQAQTRYAELVTNMKKAVAQLEAIMMIDIFE from the coding sequence ATGAAAAATCTTCGTCATTGGCTGCCGGCGGCGTTGATTCTGCTGCTCGGCGGCTGCCATACCGCTGCGCCGCCGGCGGTGGAGTTGTTGAGCGATACCTATGGTCCGGCCAACCGGGAGGCCACCGATCGGATGCTGGCCGGACTCAAGGAACTCAAATTGCGGGACGCCCAGGAAATTGCCGTGCTCAACAACCAGAACTATCTGGCGGCCGGGCAGGCGGTTTATGCGGCGAAAATGCGTTATTACCAGTCGTTGGGGGCGTTTTTGCCGCAAATTACCGCCGGGACCGATGCCGGCCAGCACTTGAACTGGCACAATCACCTGGAAAATCAATTGATGGACGAACCCGGCCGGCGTTATAATTTCACCAGCATGACCAATGTCACCGCCAGCTGGCTGCTGTTCGACGGACTCGGCCGGGAATTTGCCATGCTGGCCCGCGAGAGCGGCTTCCGGCGGGAAATGGCGATGGAGATGAAGACCAAATGCATGTTGCGCCGGGCGGTCGCCTATGCCTATTTCGACTGGCAACTGGCGGCGGAAATCGACCGGATTCAACAGGACAACCGCCAGTTTCAGCAAACGATGCGGCAGGAGGCCGAAACCGGTTTTGAAGCCGGCCGGCGGGTGCGGGATGAAGTGCTGAACTTTCAGTTGCAGCAGGGCTTTGCCCAAACCGACATCATTCAGGCGCGATACCAGCAGGAAATTGCCGGTTACGCGCTGGCGCAATTGATGGGGTATGCCGAAGGGCGGCTGCCGGCGCATCTGGAATTGACCGGACTGGAAGGCAATCTGCGGCCGATTCCCTATTCGGCGGACCTCTGTTTGGACATCGCGCTGCACAACAGCCCGATCATGCACATCATGGAGGAGACGCTGAAGATGGCCGAGTACGAGAAATACCGCTCCTACAGCGCTTTTTCACCGCAGATTTACGCTTACAGCCAGTTTGACTACGCCGCTTCTTCTTCGCGCTACCAGGATTTCCGTTTCGACCGCAACTATTACGACGGGCCGGGCGTCAGTTACGGCGTGCGCGCCGAATGGATGATCTTCAACGGCTTCGCCCGCTACAATGCGATGCGCGAACAACAGGCGGCTTACGCGGCGACCCGATACCGGATGGCGGAAACCTATCTGGAAATCGTCAACGACATTCTGGCCGGCTATGCCTGGTACCAAAGCTGTCTGGAACAGGCCAAGGTTTACCGGGAACTGTTGGCGGCGGCCCGGGAACAGCGCGAGCTGGTCGTCGAACGCTACCGCCAACGCGACGAATCGGTCGACCGGGTCGACCGGGCGCAGAGCAATCTGATCCAGGCGCAGACTCGTTATGCCGAACTGGTGACCAATATGAAAAAAGCGGTCGCTCAGCTGGAAGCGATCATGATGATCGATATTTTCGAGTGA
- a CDS encoding amidophosphoribosyltransferase yields MGGFFGVAAKTDCVSDLFYGIDYHSHLGTKRGGMAVTSPEGKIIRSIHDITNAQFRSKFDDDLDEFIGSTGIGVISDYEDQPLIIGSRLGTYAIVTVGKINNLKELVHEAFTSGCTNTHFSEMSDGELNPTELVSTLINQKDNIPAGIQHAQQKIDGSCSLLLLLGNTIYAARDRFGRTPVIIGEKEGAFAVTMETTAFPNLDYQLKYELGPGEIVQITADQIVQKKAPGDTMQICAFLWVYYGYPSSSYEGVNTETVRYTNGKIMADDDDLEFDAVCGIPDSGIAHAIGYSTASGKPYQRAFVKYTPTWPRSFMPQNQQVRSLVAKMKLIPVPGLIENKRLLFCDDSIVRGTQLKDTVTRLYEYGVKEVHMRSASPPLVFGCKFLNFSRSRSELDLAARRAIERLENGKCDDATIAKYLEYGSPEYESMVEEVRKELNLNSLKYQKLEKLLGAIGLPREQVCTYCWDGWEPEAAKR; encoded by the coding sequence ATGGGCGGTTTTTTCGGCGTAGCGGCCAAAACGGATTGCGTCAGCGACCTGTTTTACGGCATTGATTACCATTCGCACCTCGGGACCAAGCGCGGCGGAATGGCCGTCACGTCTCCGGAGGGGAAAATCATCCGGAGCATCCACGACATCACCAACGCGCAATTCCGCTCCAAATTCGACGACGATCTGGATGAATTCATCGGCTCGACCGGCATCGGCGTCATCAGCGATTACGAAGACCAGCCGCTGATCATCGGTTCGCGGCTCGGCACCTATGCGATCGTCACGGTCGGCAAGATCAACAACCTCAAAGAGCTGGTGCATGAAGCGTTCACGTCCGGCTGTACCAACACCCATTTTTCGGAGATGAGCGACGGGGAACTCAACCCGACCGAGCTGGTTTCGACGCTGATCAACCAGAAGGACAACATCCCGGCCGGCATCCAGCACGCCCAGCAGAAAATCGACGGCTCCTGTTCCCTGCTGCTGCTGCTCGGCAACACCATCTACGCCGCCCGCGACCGTTTCGGCCGCACGCCGGTGATCATCGGCGAAAAAGAGGGCGCCTTTGCCGTCACGATGGAAACCACCGCCTTTCCCAACCTCGATTACCAGTTGAAATATGAACTCGGCCCCGGCGAAATCGTCCAGATTACCGCCGACCAGATCGTCCAGAAAAAAGCGCCCGGCGACACGATGCAGATCTGCGCGTTCCTCTGGGTGTATTACGGCTACCCGTCCAGTTCCTATGAAGGGGTCAATACCGAAACGGTCCGCTATACGAACGGTAAAATCATGGCTGATGACGACGATTTGGAATTCGACGCCGTCTGCGGCATTCCGGATTCCGGCATCGCCCATGCCATCGGTTACTCCACCGCCTCCGGCAAACCCTACCAACGCGCTTTCGTCAAATACACGCCGACCTGGCCGCGCAGTTTCATGCCGCAGAACCAGCAGGTCCGCAGCCTGGTCGCCAAGATGAAGCTGATTCCGGTGCCGGGCTTGATCGAAAACAAACGCCTGCTCTTCTGCGACGACTCCATCGTCCGCGGTACTCAACTCAAAGATACCGTCACCCGGCTTTACGAATACGGCGTCAAGGAAGTACATATGCGTTCCGCTTCGCCGCCGTTGGTTTTCGGCTGCAAATTCCTCAATTTTTCCCGTTCGCGTTCCGAACTCGACCTCGCCGCCCGGCGGGCAATCGAGCGGCTGGAAAATGGCAAATGCGACGATGCGACCATCGCCAAATATCTTGAATACGGTTCGCCGGAATATGAAAGCATGGTCGAAGAAGTCCGCAAGGAACTCAATTTGAACAGCTTGAAATATCAGAAGCTGGAGAAATTGCTGGGCGCGATCGGCCTGCCGCGCGAGCAGGTCTGCACTTACTGCTGGGACGGCTGGGAGCCGGAAGCGGCCAAACGGTAG
- a CDS encoding AraC family transcriptional regulator: MQNKLDYPYFFDAITLEEPLPFFCRSLHRHPDWEIVRLHIHQVPEIGCCLRGDGIFIIGGKTYTFKAGDCVVITPHEPHFAQSMLGTSSEWRWLYFDPERALFPAFGQLELSNFSHFYGENFHNLFSPSQQPELCRIIGRLIAVADNRDEPFRQPHILALLALFTIELHKIQATGRRYDNANTTLHQLSRVNLAVQYLVNHFREKVEIAKLAALCGLSPTHFRRVFLQATSKTPLDYLQHLRITMAMAELRSQGRYSISETALRCGYDSISSFNRQFKRITGQQPRQWQKEQQQTAEQKDRQFPPFILDKANQ, translated from the coding sequence ATGCAGAACAAATTGGATTATCCGTATTTCTTTGACGCCATCACTCTGGAGGAGCCTTTGCCGTTTTTCTGCCGCAGCCTTCACCGCCATCCGGATTGGGAGATCGTCCGGCTCCACATCCACCAGGTGCCGGAAATCGGCTGCTGCCTGCGGGGGGACGGCATCTTCATCATCGGCGGCAAAACCTACACCTTCAAAGCCGGCGACTGCGTGGTCATCACGCCGCACGAACCGCATTTCGCCCAGAGCATGCTCGGCACTTCCAGCGAGTGGCGCTGGCTTTATTTCGATCCGGAACGAGCGCTGTTTCCGGCTTTCGGTCAGTTGGAATTGAGCAACTTCAGCCATTTTTACGGGGAAAACTTCCACAATCTGTTTTCGCCGTCCCAGCAGCCGGAACTCTGCCGGATCATCGGCCGGCTGATCGCGGTCGCCGATAATCGCGACGAACCGTTCCGTCAGCCGCACATCCTGGCGCTGCTGGCGCTGTTCACCATCGAATTGCATAAAATTCAGGCGACCGGCCGCAGGTACGACAATGCCAATACGACGCTTCACCAGCTCAGCCGGGTCAACCTGGCGGTGCAGTATCTGGTCAACCATTTCCGGGAAAAGGTCGAAATCGCCAAGCTGGCGGCGCTGTGCGGCCTCAGCCCGACTCATTTTCGCCGCGTTTTCCTGCAGGCGACCAGCAAAACGCCGCTGGATTATCTGCAGCATTTGCGCATCACGATGGCGATGGCTGAATTGCGCAGCCAGGGCAGGTATTCGATTTCCGAGACGGCGTTGCGCTGCGGTTATGATTCCATTTCCAGTTTCAACCGGCAATTCAAGCGCATTACCGGCCAGCAGCCGCGGCAGTGGCAGAAGGAGCAGCAACAGACGGCGGAGCAGAAGGACCGTCAATTTCCGCCCTTTATTCTCGACAAGGCAAACCAGTAG
- a CDS encoding YeiH family protein: MKAINQPSWRHGAFLLTAAAFFLIPWLWAPSRNYAPGIAVIAGVLFAVTIGNPFAAVTGKLTSTLLGISIVGMGFGMNLVDVLHAGANGMLYTFLGIAFGIGFGVWLGRKLGLPRDCMYLVSVGTSICGGSAIAAAAPVLKAKAHDVAIASATVFTLNAVALVVFPIVGHALHMDEVQFGFWSALGIHDTSSVVGATMQYGPTALEVGTTVKLARALWIVPVTLFLSCCVATAAEGEKRRIKVKIPWFIPGFLAAAALVTWLPATAGAGAHLKELSKYLMILTLFLIGANLTRDKLKELGLKPVIHGVVLWIILAAAWGAAIHFGWVHCVK, from the coding sequence ATGAAAGCAATCAACCAACCATCGTGGCGACACGGCGCTTTCCTGCTGACGGCAGCAGCGTTTTTTCTGATTCCCTGGCTGTGGGCGCCGTCGCGCAACTATGCGCCGGGGATCGCCGTCATCGCCGGCGTGCTGTTCGCCGTGACGATCGGCAACCCGTTTGCGGCGGTCACCGGCAAACTGACTTCGACGCTGTTGGGAATTTCGATCGTCGGCATGGGATTCGGCATGAATTTAGTCGATGTGCTGCACGCCGGGGCGAACGGCATGCTGTACACCTTCCTCGGCATCGCTTTCGGCATTGGTTTCGGCGTCTGGCTCGGCAGGAAGCTGGGATTGCCGCGCGACTGCATGTATCTGGTCAGCGTCGGCACGTCGATCTGCGGCGGCAGCGCCATCGCCGCGGCGGCGCCGGTGCTGAAAGCCAAAGCCCACGACGTCGCCATCGCCTCGGCGACGGTCTTTACCTTGAACGCGGTGGCGCTGGTGGTTTTCCCGATCGTCGGCCATGCACTGCACATGGATGAAGTGCAATTCGGCTTCTGGTCGGCCCTCGGCATCCATGATACCAGTTCGGTGGTCGGCGCCACCATGCAGTACGGGCCGACCGCGCTGGAGGTCGGCACCACCGTCAAGCTGGCGCGCGCCTTGTGGATCGTGCCGGTCACTCTGTTCCTCTCCTGCTGCGTCGCCACCGCGGCGGAAGGAGAAAAACGCCGGATCAAAGTCAAAATTCCGTGGTTCATCCCCGGTTTTCTGGCCGCGGCGGCACTGGTGACCTGGCTGCCGGCCACCGCCGGAGCCGGAGCGCACCTCAAGGAACTTTCCAAATATCTGATGATTCTGACGCTGTTTCTGATCGGCGCCAATCTGACCAGGGACAAATTGAAGGAACTCGGCCTCAAACCGGTCATTCACGGCGTCGTGCTGTGGATTATCCTGGCCGCCGCCTGGGGCGCCGCCATCCATTTCGGCTGGGTGCATTGCGTCAAATGA
- a CDS encoding LacI family DNA-binding transcriptional regulator — protein sequence MAASKVRLSDIAREANVSLGTVAKVLSGAGGNIRVGEAKAELIRATAKRLNYRPNIAARTLAGSSGRMIGVMIDSNAPKHYYNTIFSIERELAKSDYRIIISESHDNVRNFIEGYRTLLQYGVDGVICVSHDYPAGNQELNSFFAGQPNVVMIGRPVPPGAGLVEIDWAAATCEAATYLLNSGRRHLALIVDDSEYVSRYAHEAGFLQAIAAVPPASASRVVRMPGVSRSVEVAERVQFVLRRLPEGVDGILVENDLYGIFMIRELKRLGFRVPEDVAVIGHDNELFAAGCEPPLASIDECCDAQAAAAVKLVLEQLDRMPIANRMVTVTPKFIWRDSAG from the coding sequence ATGGCTGCGTCGAAAGTTCGGCTGAGTGACATTGCCCGCGAGGCGAACGTATCGCTAGGAACGGTCGCCAAAGTGCTTTCCGGAGCGGGCGGCAACATCCGGGTGGGAGAGGCCAAGGCGGAATTGATTCGGGCGACGGCAAAGCGGCTGAATTACCGGCCCAATATCGCCGCCCGGACGCTGGCCGGCAGTTCGGGGCGGATGATCGGCGTGATGATCGATTCGAATGCGCCGAAACATTATTACAATACGATTTTCAGCATCGAACGGGAGTTGGCGAAATCCGATTACCGGATCATCATTTCCGAATCGCACGACAACGTCCGCAATTTTATTGAAGGCTACCGGACGCTGCTGCAGTACGGGGTGGACGGGGTGATCTGCGTGTCGCACGACTATCCGGCCGGCAACCAGGAGCTGAACAGTTTTTTTGCCGGTCAGCCGAACGTGGTGATGATCGGCCGCCCGGTGCCGCCGGGCGCCGGACTGGTGGAGATCGATTGGGCGGCGGCGACCTGCGAGGCGGCGACCTATCTGCTGAACAGCGGCCGCCGGCATTTGGCGCTGATCGTCGACGACAGCGAATATGTGTCGCGGTATGCGCACGAAGCGGGATTTCTGCAGGCGATTGCCGCCGTTCCGCCGGCTTCCGCTTCCCGGGTGGTGCGGATGCCGGGAGTCAGCCGGAGCGTTGAGGTTGCCGAACGGGTGCAGTTCGTGCTCCGGCGGCTGCCGGAGGGGGTGGACGGCATCCTGGTCGAGAATGATCTTTACGGTATTTTCATGATCCGGGAGTTGAAGCGGCTGGGATTCCGGGTGCCGGAGGATGTCGCGGTGATCGGCCATGACAATGAGCTGTTCGCGGCCGGCTGTGAACCGCCGCTGGCTTCGATCGATGAATGCTGTGACGCGCAGGCGGCGGCGGCGGTGAAGCTGGTGCTGGAGCAGCTCGACCGGATGCCCATTGCCAATCGAATGGTGACGGTGACGCCGAAATTCATTTGGCGCGATTCCGCCGGTTGA
- a CDS encoding carbohydrate binding domain-containing protein: MIAKRIAGLAVSLSMASAFGTPIEAMDLSGWTNVAAEPVQMANLLPDGGFEQGAAGWSHVDGEKILVDRGGINQTGALRYSREDDSYTLVMREVELKPGTCYRFGAMVRTKDVTGEGAGLYMEGYSAGNKYAAGAYSRPVSGTQDWVLVEADFTTPREGDCHYIIGLYLRKNSTGTAWYDDVFVREQAPLWQLELVYPTHHTVYDGQAMQFYSRIEGADPEQTACEKLLLQIDGAPQAELYGVDAPRLAIRPPAGPDGNLTVRGYWLNPERREILAEKTFKVRRAARPELPDNAAMVDEEYRLIVDGKPYLPIGLYTQQLTREDIDLISDSPFNCVMPYPSPNLTFGEEERADLATITEVLDYCDDRDVKVIFSLKDMYDRYKLSWRPELTAEEGALLLVKKLKAHPALLAWYICDEAAVEKVPEIAARRRLVNELDPFHPTWSVYYQVKDFQCYVPAQDIFGNDPYPINFRDDKHILGVDNSTRKAESLQMPLWSVPQIHHTGFYNSDWRQDPGDYFEKLRPPTETETLAMSLLEAMRGAKGFVMYSYFDLHWGPDKLQFERRWPEVCRVAGTLRKLEPFLLSTAAAPDVKVEAAKGEVYAKAFADGEGGLRVLVMSPGPGEVDAELVVEGVSGLLSERGRTYEKGPGHYRFTGLNTCCDILRLDPPPAL, translated from the coding sequence ATGATTGCCAAGCGAATAGCGGGATTGGCCGTTTCTTTATCGATGGCCTCGGCGTTTGGTACGCCGATCGAGGCGATGGATTTGAGCGGCTGGACCAATGTGGCGGCCGAACCGGTGCAGATGGCGAATCTGCTGCCGGACGGCGGTTTTGAACAGGGCGCGGCCGGCTGGTCGCATGTCGACGGCGAAAAGATTCTGGTCGACCGCGGCGGCATCAACCAGACCGGCGCGTTGCGCTACAGCCGGGAGGATGACAGTTATACGCTGGTGATGCGGGAGGTGGAACTGAAGCCGGGCACCTGCTACCGGTTTGGCGCGATGGTGCGGACCAAAGATGTCACCGGCGAAGGCGCGGGACTTTACATGGAAGGTTACAGCGCCGGGAACAAATATGCGGCCGGGGCCTATAGCCGGCCGGTCAGCGGCACTCAGGATTGGGTGCTGGTCGAAGCGGATTTCACCACGCCCCGCGAAGGCGACTGCCACTATATCATCGGTTTGTATCTGCGCAAAAATTCGACCGGCACCGCCTGGTATGACGACGTATTCGTCCGGGAGCAGGCGCCGCTGTGGCAACTGGAACTGGTCTATCCGACCCATCACACCGTTTATGACGGTCAGGCAATGCAGTTCTATTCCAGAATCGAAGGCGCCGACCCGGAACAGACGGCATGCGAAAAGCTGCTGCTGCAGATCGACGGCGCACCGCAGGCGGAACTCTATGGCGTCGATGCGCCGCGCCTGGCCATCCGGCCGCCGGCCGGGCCGGATGGGAATCTGACGGTCCGCGGTTACTGGCTCAATCCGGAGCGCCGGGAAATCCTGGCGGAAAAAACCTTCAAGGTGCGCCGGGCGGCGCGGCCGGAATTGCCGGACAATGCGGCGATGGTCGATGAAGAGTACCGTTTGATTGTCGACGGCAAGCCGTATCTGCCGATCGGGTTGTATACGCAGCAGTTGACCAGGGAGGATATCGATTTGATCAGTGACAGCCCGTTCAATTGCGTCATGCCGTATCCGAGCCCGAATCTGACCTTCGGCGAGGAGGAACGGGCCGACCTGGCGACGATCACCGAAGTGCTGGATTATTGCGACGACCGGGACGTCAAAGTCATTTTTTCATTGAAAGACATGTATGATCGGTACAAATTGAGCTGGCGGCCGGAACTGACGGCGGAAGAGGGCGCCCTGTTGCTGGTGAAGAAGTTGAAAGCTCATCCGGCGCTGCTTGCCTGGTACATCTGCGACGAAGCCGCCGTGGAAAAAGTGCCGGAAATCGCCGCCCGCCGTCGGTTGGTCAATGAACTCGACCCGTTCCATCCGACCTGGTCGGTCTATTATCAGGTGAAGGATTTTCAATGTTACGTTCCGGCCCAGGACATTTTCGGCAACGATCCCTACCCGATCAATTTCCGCGACGACAAACATATCCTCGGCGTGGACAATTCGACGCGAAAAGCGGAATCGCTGCAGATGCCGCTGTGGTCGGTACCGCAGATTCACCACACCGGCTTCTATAACAGCGACTGGCGGCAGGATCCTGGCGATTATTTCGAGAAATTGCGGCCGCCGACCGAGACCGAAACGCTGGCGATGTCGCTGCTGGAAGCGATGCGCGGCGCGAAGGGATTTGTGATGTATTCCTACTTTGATCTGCACTGGGGGCCGGATAAACTGCAGTTCGAACGCCGCTGGCCGGAAGTCTGCCGCGTTGCCGGGACGCTGCGCAAACTCGAACCGTTCCTGCTGAGTACGGCGGCTGCCCCGGACGTGAAGGTCGAAGCGGCCAAAGGCGAGGTTTATGCCAAAGCGTTCGCCGACGGTGAAGGCGGCCTGCGGGTGCTGGTGATGTCGCCGGGACCGGGAGAGGTCGATGCCGAGTTGGTCGTCGAAGGGGTTTCCGGGCTGTTGTCCGAACGCGGCCGGACCTATGAAAAGGGGCCCGGACATTACCGGTTCACCGGCTTGAACACCTGCTGCGATATTCTGCGGCTCGACCCGCCGCCCGCGCTATGA